The region CTGGTTTGCAGTATACCCAAACTAAAATATGACAGTAGTTTTCAGTTTCAACGGGGTTTCGATATTCAAAAATAGGGCTTCCAAATAATTCTCCTTCCTGGTAAAATTGAGGTAAATTAATTTTCTTAGGAATGAACTCTTTCAAACAGTCATCGGCTAGTTTTCTTAATTCCTGCCGATTTTGCGGTAATTTCCAGGGAAGCCACTGTTTTTCTTCGGTGTACCAAACAGTTAAAAGCAAAGTTTGACCCAGAGAACTACCAATTTTTTCAGGCATCAAACAGCCATCTGGGTTTAAGAGTTTGAGAAAGTTTAGAGGAACAGGTTTTGTTTTTTTATCATTTTCTTCTTCTGGGCGGCGAAGATTTAAGGCTAAGGTAAATGTATCGTGTATGCGGACTGGACAAGCTATGCCTGTAATTGCTAATGGAGGAGTATCGGGAGGGTAAACTTTACCCTCAAAGTGGAAATGCACATCATCTTCTGTTTTATCTTTGTACAAATCAACTCGATAACCTTCTTGTTCTTCAATAACTAGCAGTTTGGTAACTCCAAATTTATTAGAGAGAATGTCGTTGCACTTTTCCCATAGTAAATTTTGCTCATTGGGCGGTGTAGTTGAATCAGTTGAATGACGCTTTTTTAGATGAAAAGCAAATAAATGAACGTTAGGGGCATAAACTTTAGAGGTCATTATGCTTCGATCTCAATTACTTAGATTGGTTCTTGAGTTTATCCTGCACTTGCTGGCGCAACTCTTGAAAGAAATTCTTAGTCCGAGATGATTGCTCAGAGTCGGATGGCTTACCTTGACCGACTTCTTTTCTGTCAGACGATTTTATTATCAGTTCATCTCGAATCGAGCGCCGTGCCATGCACCAGTTTCTCAGAATGTCGTCAGCATTGGCTGAAGGGTCATTTTCGAGAGATTCTAGAGTCCGATCTAAGTCTCGTAAGTCCTCGATTGAAAACAGTCCGGGTTGAGCCGTTTCTAAGAGGGTGGGTAGTTGGAGAAGCAAAGGGTCAGAAATCATAAATGTTACGTCCAATAGCGCAAAATGCTGCCCAAAATACAGGGTTTTGAAACTGTTTTTCGTCAGGGTCAATCCAGCCAAGACGTTGCTGAATTTGTTTATTTAGATTTTCGTCTAATTGTAAATCATTTGTCCATTCTTTTAATTTATCACCAGTGACATCCCGCAGCCAAATTTGAGCAGAATTGAGTGCCAATCCCACCGATAATCTCTGCTGCAAGTTCTGATAAAATTTTATCATCAACAAGGCGGTAGATATGTCATCGACGGCCCAAAGCGTCGCAACTACACTGGAACTCCCTGCCACTAGGAAGCCACTGGTGAGGCTGATGTATTCATCGCTGATGCTGGTATTATCACTGACGGCAGTTTCGCACGCAGAGAGAACAACAAGACGACATTCTCGTAGGTCTAAGGTAGATACGTCATCAAGAGTGAGGCATTTTCTGAGATCGAGGATTTCACTTTCTGATAGACGTAGGTAGCGAGATGAATCTTCCTCCGGTATGGGTGGGGAAATTTGGCTATCTGCTAGGATTATGGCAGAATTGAGGGGCTTCCAGAAGTTGAAGTAGCCGTGACAACTAAAATGGACACAATGGGCAGTATCAAGTTGGTAGTTGTATAGGGCGGTTTTAGTTGCTTCTTGTCGAGCAAGAATATTTTTAGATGTAAAATAGTGACTGATTGCCTCTACTTCGATATTGGTATAGGGGAGATCGCCTGTGGGGTCTTGTATAGCAATAAAATTATTGAAATTAGTTCGCTCTCGTTTTTTTGCCTGTTGTAGTAGTTGACAACTGGGGGCGTAGCTGACACCTTGCTTGAAGCAATCTAGCAAACAGGGGTTGGTGGGTTCAGGAGACTCAGTTTCTGGGTTGAATCGCCTCCAAGTTTCCTGACTGATTGGTAAAGCATGAAGGGGGAATAGATGCAAAAATAAATTAGGGATAAGGATGAGTTTATCAATACTTGGGGGAATTTGTGATAAGATTTCATCAATATGCAACTCCTGAGCTAGAGTTTGTAGGCGAGAGACGAGATCGCTGCGCCATTTAAGTTTATCATCTATAGTTCGGAAAAAATTTACAGAACTCCAATCTGTTGTCAATTCTGCCAAAGATATATCGAAAGGTAATTTACAAATAATAGGTGTTTTGCATTTATTAGTAATAATGAAAACGAGTATTTCTCCACCCGCAAAATACCACTCAACAATAGATTTCTTCTCATCTAGCAAAGCTTTAATTCGATCAAAACTAATAGGTGATAATTGCTCAATAGAACTGGAATGCTGATGTATTAGTTCTGTAATATTACGGGCTTTACTGCGTTCGACATATTCTATCGCTTCGTTTCTATACTTGATATCTTGGTTACTATGCTCTAGTTTTAGGCAAGTTGCAACCATACTCTGATAGGCGGATTTCCATTCTTCAGCTAGTTTCTTTTTATCTTCTTCTGATTGGGAACCAGAGATAATTTTAGTCCGTAAGGATTCCGCAGTATCGATGGCTTCCTTGTAAGCATTATAGGCATCTTGGTATCGTTCAGCACCGTAATAAACATTTGCTAGGTTTTTCTGAGTTTCGGCATAGTATTGAGGAAAATCATCACGGGTGTGTATAGTCAAGGCATTTAAAAAATGGCTAATTGCTGCTTTTATATCTTCATTTTTTGTAGTTTGGCTTATATGACTACGCTGGGCATAAGCACCACCTAAACTATTTTGAATATTAGCCCAGTTATTAGGAAATGTTGAAGTTTTAAACACATCCAACGCATCTAAGAAATAACTAATAGCTGCTTCTAAATCCTTTAAATTTGTCTCAATGTTCTCTATATTTTTGCTACGGTAAACATAAGCATTCCCCAGACTGTTTTGGAGCATAGCCCATCTTTGACTCTTATAATAGCCTAAGCGGATGTACTCTTGTGAAGCAGCTAAAAAGCCCTTTATTGCCTGTTCTAACTTTTTTGTCCGCTCTTCCTGCGTTACGATAAATTCAAGTATACTTGGTTCGTACTGAGCAAAAGCAAGGCAAGTATTGCCCAGATTGTGTTGAATAATCGACCAATCTTCAGGTGAATTTTCTTGAGTATAAACGTCTAAAGCATCTAAAAAACAACTGATTGATTTTTGTAAATTTTCGACTCTAGAATCTCGAATACGATCCCGATAGGCAGTACCCAGATTTATTTGAGTTTTAGCCCATTTGTCGGGATTGGCTTCCTTAGTTCGTACTTTCAGCGCATCTAAGTAGCAATTGATTGCTGCCTCTATATTCTCTGCACGTTCCCCGTCAATACGATCGATATAAACACCACCTAAATGTTTTTTAATCCAAGCCCAATCTTCAGGGTAATCATTCTGAGTATGTACATTTAGAGCATCTAAATAACACTGAATTGCCTTTTCTAAATAATCGCTTCTAGTTTGTCCAACATAATCTGCATAATCTGCATAAGCAAGCCCCAACATACTTTTGGTTTCTGCCCAGTCTGTCGGGGTATCTTCACAATTCTGTACCTCTAAGGCAGCCTTAAAATAATCAATTGCCTTTTCCAAGCTCTCTGCCTGCTTATCTCCCCAAACAGGATAAACATAAACCATGCCAAGTCTATATTGTAGGCTTGCCCATGCTTTTGGATCGGCTTCGTAAGTAAATACATTTAGAGCGTTGGAGAAACATTCAATTGCTAATTTTAAATCTTCTAAGCATTTTCCTTCCTTACGAGCAACATAAACATCACCTAAACTAATTTGGTTGATTGCATAGCTTTTTGGATATGCTTCAATGGTAAAAACATTATCAACTGCTTTATAACCTGTGATGGCAATTTCTAAATTCGTAGCTCGATTTCCTAATGGAAAACGTGAAATTAATAAACTAAACTTATGAATGTCTATAGCTACGTCTTTTGCTTCATCTCGCTTAAGTTCTAAGAACCTTTCAGATGCCCATTCTTCTAGTACACTAGGAAATACCTCATGTAGCAAATGCAATTTAGTTTTCAGAAATCTATGTATGATTTCCTGGTCGGCATTACTCTCTGCTACCAATGAAAATAATTCATAAAAAAAGAAAATATCAACTTTAAAAGAAGGTGGAGAAGGTTCAGGCAATCCCAGGTTTTTGGCTATTTGAGAGGCAATATCAATCAAGAAATTAGCCTTGTTTCGCTCACCTCTATCTGATAAGGCTTCTGCTGCTTGCTCCAGAGTTTTTATTAACCCTGCACTCAGTAAATTAGGGTTAGCATCTAAAATACCCTGCACTTGATTGATACTAGAATAGGGTAGTAGCATTTCAACTAGCTCCCAATAAGTTTCTCTGAATGATTTTTCCAAATACTCTGCCCAATCTAGTAAAAATATTGCAGTATTTTGTTGTCCTGCTTGCTGCTTTTGGTCAGCCACCAACCTCATGATCTGCACTAATGTCTCGTCTAGCAATTCTCGATTATTTTGCAATAAGCTATTTTCCTGACCGCTAGAGCAAGTCAGCAGCGCGTTAATCAATTGCAGATAATCTTGGATACGATTTTCATCCATTAGCGTGTGACCTTCAAAACTCATCCTGATTGAGTATAACTGCAAACTCCGCAATTACGCCGACCTACTTAAAAAGCTACTTCATTACAGCGGGAACCGCTGTAATGAAGTAGCTTTTTGTAATAGCTTACTTTATATTATTAACCCAAGCGTTGGGTTTTGTCAAGAGTCAAATAGATAATGAAGAAATCGATATCTATATTGAAATCGATAAAGTTCCTCAAGTCCCGGACTCCGTTAACCCCTATCAGTCAAGCTGTAATACATTTTCTGGGTGCATTCCGATTTAGTGAATATACTGAATTGTGCTAAACTAGATAAATTCAACCAGGTTTCCCTATG is a window of Argonema galeatum A003/A1 DNA encoding:
- a CDS encoding CHAT domain-containing protein — encoded protein: MDENRIQDYLQLINALLTCSSGQENSLLQNNRELLDETLVQIMRLVADQKQQAGQQNTAIFLLDWAEYLEKSFRETYWELVEMLLPYSSINQVQGILDANPNLLSAGLIKTLEQAAEALSDRGERNKANFLIDIASQIAKNLGLPEPSPPSFKVDIFFFYELFSLVAESNADQEIIHRFLKTKLHLLHEVFPSVLEEWASERFLELKRDEAKDVAIDIHKFSLLISRFPLGNRATNLEIAITGYKAVDNVFTIEAYPKSYAINQISLGDVYVARKEGKCLEDLKLAIECFSNALNVFTYEADPKAWASLQYRLGMVYVYPVWGDKQAESLEKAIDYFKAALEVQNCEDTPTDWAETKSMLGLAYADYADYVGQTRSDYLEKAIQCYLDALNVHTQNDYPEDWAWIKKHLGGVYIDRIDGERAENIEAAINCYLDALKVRTKEANPDKWAKTQINLGTAYRDRIRDSRVENLQKSISCFLDALDVYTQENSPEDWSIIQHNLGNTCLAFAQYEPSILEFIVTQEERTKKLEQAIKGFLAASQEYIRLGYYKSQRWAMLQNSLGNAYVYRSKNIENIETNLKDLEAAISYFLDALDVFKTSTFPNNWANIQNSLGGAYAQRSHISQTTKNEDIKAAISHFLNALTIHTRDDFPQYYAETQKNLANVYYGAERYQDAYNAYKEAIDTAESLRTKIISGSQSEEDKKKLAEEWKSAYQSMVATCLKLEHSNQDIKYRNEAIEYVERSKARNITELIHQHSSSIEQLSPISFDRIKALLDEKKSIVEWYFAGGEILVFIITNKCKTPIICKLPFDISLAELTTDWSSVNFFRTIDDKLKWRSDLVSRLQTLAQELHIDEILSQIPPSIDKLILIPNLFLHLFPLHALPISQETWRRFNPETESPEPTNPCLLDCFKQGVSYAPSCQLLQQAKKRERTNFNNFIAIQDPTGDLPYTNIEVEAISHYFTSKNILARQEATKTALYNYQLDTAHCVHFSCHGYFNFWKPLNSAIILADSQISPPIPEEDSSRYLRLSESEILDLRKCLTLDDVSTLDLRECRLVVLSACETAVSDNTSISDEYISLTSGFLVAGSSSVVATLWAVDDISTALLMIKFYQNLQQRLSVGLALNSAQIWLRDVTGDKLKEWTNDLQLDENLNKQIQQRLGWIDPDEKQFQNPVFWAAFCAIGRNIYDF